A region from the Cyprinus carpio isolate SPL01 chromosome A8, ASM1834038v1, whole genome shotgun sequence genome encodes:
- the ralgds gene encoding ral guanine nucleotide dissociation stimulator isoform X1, producing the protein MVYITGIQSDALGVKPTSLDELFESSTWKIKNIWDGVKLEIAAGDGCPVVLNSFTHLDPDLPVLESSVQEIGEEVEDGAIYTITLRKVQLHQTASKGQRWLGVETDSALSLYETCKGRTIKAGTLEKLVEYMVSAFKGKDYTYVTIFLCTYRAFATTKQVLDLLLNRYAKLHDQPISGKPKLSPEDYIELKNTVSSILGAWLDQYSEDFWSPPDHECLQSLISYLQLNFSGSDLERRAHNLLEHFQHRQQTEVELEGDLCTCPFATPEESSLDDEFSPSHFTSFSPALVAEQLTVMDAELFKRVVPYHCLGGIWSQRDKKGKEHLAPTIRATVAQFNSVTNCVIATCLDNRSLRPFQRAKRIEHWIEVARKCRILKSFSSLKAILSALQSNAIHRLRRTWDDVSRESYRTFQELSEIFSDDNNYSLSRELLIKEGTSKSAIVEINHKGTQRRHQQQRDMGVVQGTIPYLGTFLTDLVMLDTAMKDHLEVGLINFEKRRKEFEVIAQIKLLQLTCNYYNFTKNQRFIEWFKRVERLTETESYSMSCDIEPPTESVCKKNGGIIKRMSEESGYSSAGTSQSKFFEQPRLSQFKDGFKDGADSLSLTSAGSSGSDAEETSLSLLNSPESGSQRTSFSTPTVKHSTSASDSGDLASDSSSKLWESSTPSSLEASGSGLGLESGCSSSTSSSSSSVSASSGKTFHFHKRSVSGVSDYSSLSLPLYNQQINDCCIIRVSLDEDNGNMYKSILVTSQDKTPGVIRKAMAKHNLDDDKSEDYELLQRVSKHKELKIPDNGNVFYAMNSSANYDFLLRKRGAPKTCRSKSSPSLTLPRMKQKGFKISKGFF; encoded by the exons ATGGTCTACATTACGGGGATACAGTCGGACGCCCTTGGTGTCAAACCCACGTCCCTGGACGAGCTGTTTGAATCTAGCACatggaaaattaaaaacatttgggATGGGGTGAAGCTGGAGATCGCAGCCGGAGACGGATGCCCTGTGGTCTTAAATAGTTTTACGCATTTGGACCCTGATCTGCCTGTGCTTGAG AGCTCAGTTCAGGAGATCGGAGAGGAGGTAGAAGACGGAGCCATCTATACCATCACACTCCGAAAGGTGCAGCTCCACCAGACGGCTAGTAAGGGGCAGCGATGGCTGGGCGTGGAGACAGACTCTGCCCTCAGTTTGTACGAGACATGCAAGGGTCGGACCATTAAGGCTGGCACACTGGAGAAGCTGGTGGAGTACATGGTTTCGGCATTCAAAGGGAAGGACTATACATACGTCACTATTTTTCTCTGCACCTACCGAGCTTTTGCCACCACCAAACAAGTGCTGGACCTGCTGCTTAACAG GTATGCCAAGCTGCATGATCAGCCAATCTCAGGCAAGCCAAAACTCTCTCCAGAGGACTACATAGAGCTTAAAAA TACTGTCTCATCTATCCTGGGTGCATGGCTGGATCAGTACTCTGAGGATTTCTGGAGCCCTCCGGACCACGAATGCCTGCAGAGCCTCATATCTTACTTGCAACTTAACTTCTCTGGATCAGACCTGGAGAGACGAGCCCATAACCTGCTGGAACACTTTCAGCATCGGCAACAGACTGAGGTTGAGCTTGAAG GTGATCTGTGCACCTGCCCCtttgccacaccagaggagagcAGCTTGGATGATGAATTCTCCCCCTCACACTTCACATCCTTCAGTCCTGCCCTAGTCGCTGAGCAGTTAACAGTCATGGATGCG GAGCTGTTTAAGAGGGTTGTTCCCTACCATTGTTTGGGTGGCATATGGTCCCAGCGGGATAAGAAGGGCAAAGAGCACCTGGCACCCACCATCCGTGCCACTGTTGCTCAGTTCAACAGTGTGACCAACTGTGTGATTGCCACCTGCTTGGATAACAGGTCTCTCAGACCCTTTCAAAGAGCGAAGCGCATTGAACACTGGATAGAAGTGGCCAGG AAATGCCGCATCCTGAAGAGCTTCTCCTCTCTGAAAGCAATCCTGTCGGCCTTGCAGAGTAATGCCATCCACAGACTGAGGAGAACCTGGGATGATGTGTCCAG GGAAAGCTACCGCACTTTCCAGGAGCTGTCTGAAATTTTCTCAGATGACAATAATTATTCCCTTAGCAGAGAGCTTCTCATTAAG GAGGGCACCTCCAAATCTGCCATCGTCGAGATTAACCACAAAGGAACCCAGAGAAGACACCAGCAGCAAAGAGACATG GGTGTTGTACAGGGAACTATTCCATACCTTGGCACTTTTCTGACTGATCTAGTCATGTTAGATACTGCAATGAAAGACCATCTTGAG gtTGGGCTGATCAACTTTGAGAAGAGAAGGAAG gaATTTGAAGTGATCGCTCAGATCAAGCTGCTGCAACTGACCTGCAATTATTACAACTTCACCAAAAACCAGCGCTTCATTGAATGGTTCAAGAGGGTGGAGAGACTTACAGAGACTGAGAg CTACTCTATGTCCTGTGATATCGAGCCGCCAACTGAGTCAGTGTGCAAAAAGAACGGGGGCATCATCAAACGCATGAGCGAAGAGTCTGGTTACAGCAGCGCAGGGACGTCACAGTCTAAGTTCTTTGAGCAGCCACGTTTAAGCCAGTTCAAAGACGGCTTCAAAGATGGAGCAGATTCCCTCAGTCTCACCTCAGCGGGATCCAGCGGCTCAGACGCAGAGGAGACGAGTCTCAGTCTGCTGAACTCCCCAGAATCAGGAAGTCAAAGA ACGTCTTTCTCCACACCAACTGTGAAACATTCTACATCAGCCTCCGATTCAGGGGATCTTGCGTCTGATTCCTCTTCTAAG CTCTGGGAGTCATCCACTCCTTCATCCTTGGAGGCCTCTGGATCAGGCTTGGGCTTGGAGTCTGGCTGCAGCAGCTCCACCTCCTCTTCTTCGTCCTCAGTCTCTGCCTCTTCAGGGAAGACCTTCCATTTTCACAAACGGTCTGTCTCTGGTGTCTCTGACTACTCGTCTCTCTCCCTGCCGCTGTACAACCAGCAGATAAACGACTGCTGCATCATCAGAGTCAGCCTTGATGAGGACAACGGCAACATGTACAAGAGCATCCTG GTCACTAGCCAGGACAAAACCCCTGGTGTCATTAGGAAAGCCATGGCCAAGCACAACCTGGACGATGACAAGTCAGAAGACTATGAGCTGTTACAGAGGGTCTCCAAGCATAAAG AACTTAAAATCCCAGATAATGGAAATGTTTTCTATGCCATGAACTCATCTGCCAACTACGACTTCTTGCTGCGAAAGCGTGGCGCCCCCAAAACCTGCCGCTCGAAGAGCTCCCCGAGCCTGACACTACCACGCATGAAGCAGAAAGGGTTCAAAATTTCCAAGGGCTTCTTCTGA
- the ralgds gene encoding ral guanine nucleotide dissociation stimulator isoform X2, with protein MKQAPGQHPVLSPSGKMEPKSLFSLHKALAQPVKMCMFDFPVSILDDLSSVQEIGEEVEDGAIYTITLRKVQLHQTASKGQRWLGVETDSALSLYETCKGRTIKAGTLEKLVEYMVSAFKGKDYTYVTIFLCTYRAFATTKQVLDLLLNRYAKLHDQPISGKPKLSPEDYIELKNTVSSILGAWLDQYSEDFWSPPDHECLQSLISYLQLNFSGSDLERRAHNLLEHFQHRQQTEVELEGDLCTCPFATPEESSLDDEFSPSHFTSFSPALVAEQLTVMDAELFKRVVPYHCLGGIWSQRDKKGKEHLAPTIRATVAQFNSVTNCVIATCLDNRSLRPFQRAKRIEHWIEVARKCRILKSFSSLKAILSALQSNAIHRLRRTWDDVSRESYRTFQELSEIFSDDNNYSLSRELLIKEGTSKSAIVEINHKGTQRRHQQQRDMGVVQGTIPYLGTFLTDLVMLDTAMKDHLEVGLINFEKRRKEFEVIAQIKLLQLTCNYYNFTKNQRFIEWFKRVERLTETESYSMSCDIEPPTESVCKKNGGIIKRMSEESGYSSAGTSQSKFFEQPRLSQFKDGFKDGADSLSLTSAGSSGSDAEETSLSLLNSPESGSQRTSFSTPTVKHSTSASDSGDLASDSSSKLWESSTPSSLEASGSGLGLESGCSSSTSSSSSSVSASSGKTFHFHKRSVSGVSDYSSLSLPLYNQQINDCCIIRVSLDEDNGNMYKSILVTSQDKTPGVIRKAMAKHNLDDDKSEDYELLQRVSKHKELKIPDNGNVFYAMNSSANYDFLLRKRGAPKTCRSKSSPSLTLPRMKQKGFKISKGFF; from the exons ATGAAGCAGGCGCCTGGACAGCATCCTGTACTCTCTCCATCGGGTAAGATGGAGCCCAAATCTCTGTTCAGCCTGCATAAAGCCCTGGCTCAGCCTGTGAAGATGTGCATGTTTGATTTCCCTGTCTCCATCCTGGATGATCTG AGCTCAGTTCAGGAGATCGGAGAGGAGGTAGAAGACGGAGCCATCTATACCATCACACTCCGAAAGGTGCAGCTCCACCAGACGGCTAGTAAGGGGCAGCGATGGCTGGGCGTGGAGACAGACTCTGCCCTCAGTTTGTACGAGACATGCAAGGGTCGGACCATTAAGGCTGGCACACTGGAGAAGCTGGTGGAGTACATGGTTTCGGCATTCAAAGGGAAGGACTATACATACGTCACTATTTTTCTCTGCACCTACCGAGCTTTTGCCACCACCAAACAAGTGCTGGACCTGCTGCTTAACAG GTATGCCAAGCTGCATGATCAGCCAATCTCAGGCAAGCCAAAACTCTCTCCAGAGGACTACATAGAGCTTAAAAA TACTGTCTCATCTATCCTGGGTGCATGGCTGGATCAGTACTCTGAGGATTTCTGGAGCCCTCCGGACCACGAATGCCTGCAGAGCCTCATATCTTACTTGCAACTTAACTTCTCTGGATCAGACCTGGAGAGACGAGCCCATAACCTGCTGGAACACTTTCAGCATCGGCAACAGACTGAGGTTGAGCTTGAAG GTGATCTGTGCACCTGCCCCtttgccacaccagaggagagcAGCTTGGATGATGAATTCTCCCCCTCACACTTCACATCCTTCAGTCCTGCCCTAGTCGCTGAGCAGTTAACAGTCATGGATGCG GAGCTGTTTAAGAGGGTTGTTCCCTACCATTGTTTGGGTGGCATATGGTCCCAGCGGGATAAGAAGGGCAAAGAGCACCTGGCACCCACCATCCGTGCCACTGTTGCTCAGTTCAACAGTGTGACCAACTGTGTGATTGCCACCTGCTTGGATAACAGGTCTCTCAGACCCTTTCAAAGAGCGAAGCGCATTGAACACTGGATAGAAGTGGCCAGG AAATGCCGCATCCTGAAGAGCTTCTCCTCTCTGAAAGCAATCCTGTCGGCCTTGCAGAGTAATGCCATCCACAGACTGAGGAGAACCTGGGATGATGTGTCCAG GGAAAGCTACCGCACTTTCCAGGAGCTGTCTGAAATTTTCTCAGATGACAATAATTATTCCCTTAGCAGAGAGCTTCTCATTAAG GAGGGCACCTCCAAATCTGCCATCGTCGAGATTAACCACAAAGGAACCCAGAGAAGACACCAGCAGCAAAGAGACATG GGTGTTGTACAGGGAACTATTCCATACCTTGGCACTTTTCTGACTGATCTAGTCATGTTAGATACTGCAATGAAAGACCATCTTGAG gtTGGGCTGATCAACTTTGAGAAGAGAAGGAAG gaATTTGAAGTGATCGCTCAGATCAAGCTGCTGCAACTGACCTGCAATTATTACAACTTCACCAAAAACCAGCGCTTCATTGAATGGTTCAAGAGGGTGGAGAGACTTACAGAGACTGAGAg CTACTCTATGTCCTGTGATATCGAGCCGCCAACTGAGTCAGTGTGCAAAAAGAACGGGGGCATCATCAAACGCATGAGCGAAGAGTCTGGTTACAGCAGCGCAGGGACGTCACAGTCTAAGTTCTTTGAGCAGCCACGTTTAAGCCAGTTCAAAGACGGCTTCAAAGATGGAGCAGATTCCCTCAGTCTCACCTCAGCGGGATCCAGCGGCTCAGACGCAGAGGAGACGAGTCTCAGTCTGCTGAACTCCCCAGAATCAGGAAGTCAAAGA ACGTCTTTCTCCACACCAACTGTGAAACATTCTACATCAGCCTCCGATTCAGGGGATCTTGCGTCTGATTCCTCTTCTAAG CTCTGGGAGTCATCCACTCCTTCATCCTTGGAGGCCTCTGGATCAGGCTTGGGCTTGGAGTCTGGCTGCAGCAGCTCCACCTCCTCTTCTTCGTCCTCAGTCTCTGCCTCTTCAGGGAAGACCTTCCATTTTCACAAACGGTCTGTCTCTGGTGTCTCTGACTACTCGTCTCTCTCCCTGCCGCTGTACAACCAGCAGATAAACGACTGCTGCATCATCAGAGTCAGCCTTGATGAGGACAACGGCAACATGTACAAGAGCATCCTG GTCACTAGCCAGGACAAAACCCCTGGTGTCATTAGGAAAGCCATGGCCAAGCACAACCTGGACGATGACAAGTCAGAAGACTATGAGCTGTTACAGAGGGTCTCCAAGCATAAAG AACTTAAAATCCCAGATAATGGAAATGTTTTCTATGCCATGAACTCATCTGCCAACTACGACTTCTTGCTGCGAAAGCGTGGCGCCCCCAAAACCTGCCGCTCGAAGAGCTCCCCGAGCCTGACACTACCACGCATGAAGCAGAAAGGGTTCAAAATTTCCAAGGGCTTCTTCTGA
- the ralgds gene encoding ral guanine nucleotide dissociation stimulator isoform X3 — protein MWWKDRIDQLVQLIRWCGLGCVFATEALHCDLESLEERKQSSVQEIGEEVEDGAIYTITLRKVQLHQTASKGQRWLGVETDSALSLYETCKGRTIKAGTLEKLVEYMVSAFKGKDYTYVTIFLCTYRAFATTKQVLDLLLNRYAKLHDQPISGKPKLSPEDYIELKNTVSSILGAWLDQYSEDFWSPPDHECLQSLISYLQLNFSGSDLERRAHNLLEHFQHRQQTEVELEGDLCTCPFATPEESSLDDEFSPSHFTSFSPALVAEQLTVMDAELFKRVVPYHCLGGIWSQRDKKGKEHLAPTIRATVAQFNSVTNCVIATCLDNRSLRPFQRAKRIEHWIEVARKCRILKSFSSLKAILSALQSNAIHRLRRTWDDVSRESYRTFQELSEIFSDDNNYSLSRELLIKEGTSKSAIVEINHKGTQRRHQQQRDMGVVQGTIPYLGTFLTDLVMLDTAMKDHLEVGLINFEKRRKEFEVIAQIKLLQLTCNYYNFTKNQRFIEWFKRVERLTETESYSMSCDIEPPTESVCKKNGGIIKRMSEESGYSSAGTSQSKFFEQPRLSQFKDGFKDGADSLSLTSAGSSGSDAEETSLSLLNSPESGSQRTSFSTPTVKHSTSASDSGDLASDSSSKLWESSTPSSLEASGSGLGLESGCSSSTSSSSSSVSASSGKTFHFHKRSVSGVSDYSSLSLPLYNQQINDCCIIRVSLDEDNGNMYKSILVTSQDKTPGVIRKAMAKHNLDDDKSEDYELLQRVSKHKELKIPDNGNVFYAMNSSANYDFLLRKRGAPKTCRSKSSPSLTLPRMKQKGFKISKGFF, from the exons ATGTGGTGGAAAGACAGGATTGATCAACTTGTTCAACTGATACGCTGGTGTGGCTTGGGTTGTGTGTTCGCGACTGAAGCTCTGCACTGTGATTTAGAAAGTTTAGAGGAAAGAAAACAG AGCTCAGTTCAGGAGATCGGAGAGGAGGTAGAAGACGGAGCCATCTATACCATCACACTCCGAAAGGTGCAGCTCCACCAGACGGCTAGTAAGGGGCAGCGATGGCTGGGCGTGGAGACAGACTCTGCCCTCAGTTTGTACGAGACATGCAAGGGTCGGACCATTAAGGCTGGCACACTGGAGAAGCTGGTGGAGTACATGGTTTCGGCATTCAAAGGGAAGGACTATACATACGTCACTATTTTTCTCTGCACCTACCGAGCTTTTGCCACCACCAAACAAGTGCTGGACCTGCTGCTTAACAG GTATGCCAAGCTGCATGATCAGCCAATCTCAGGCAAGCCAAAACTCTCTCCAGAGGACTACATAGAGCTTAAAAA TACTGTCTCATCTATCCTGGGTGCATGGCTGGATCAGTACTCTGAGGATTTCTGGAGCCCTCCGGACCACGAATGCCTGCAGAGCCTCATATCTTACTTGCAACTTAACTTCTCTGGATCAGACCTGGAGAGACGAGCCCATAACCTGCTGGAACACTTTCAGCATCGGCAACAGACTGAGGTTGAGCTTGAAG GTGATCTGTGCACCTGCCCCtttgccacaccagaggagagcAGCTTGGATGATGAATTCTCCCCCTCACACTTCACATCCTTCAGTCCTGCCCTAGTCGCTGAGCAGTTAACAGTCATGGATGCG GAGCTGTTTAAGAGGGTTGTTCCCTACCATTGTTTGGGTGGCATATGGTCCCAGCGGGATAAGAAGGGCAAAGAGCACCTGGCACCCACCATCCGTGCCACTGTTGCTCAGTTCAACAGTGTGACCAACTGTGTGATTGCCACCTGCTTGGATAACAGGTCTCTCAGACCCTTTCAAAGAGCGAAGCGCATTGAACACTGGATAGAAGTGGCCAGG AAATGCCGCATCCTGAAGAGCTTCTCCTCTCTGAAAGCAATCCTGTCGGCCTTGCAGAGTAATGCCATCCACAGACTGAGGAGAACCTGGGATGATGTGTCCAG GGAAAGCTACCGCACTTTCCAGGAGCTGTCTGAAATTTTCTCAGATGACAATAATTATTCCCTTAGCAGAGAGCTTCTCATTAAG GAGGGCACCTCCAAATCTGCCATCGTCGAGATTAACCACAAAGGAACCCAGAGAAGACACCAGCAGCAAAGAGACATG GGTGTTGTACAGGGAACTATTCCATACCTTGGCACTTTTCTGACTGATCTAGTCATGTTAGATACTGCAATGAAAGACCATCTTGAG gtTGGGCTGATCAACTTTGAGAAGAGAAGGAAG gaATTTGAAGTGATCGCTCAGATCAAGCTGCTGCAACTGACCTGCAATTATTACAACTTCACCAAAAACCAGCGCTTCATTGAATGGTTCAAGAGGGTGGAGAGACTTACAGAGACTGAGAg CTACTCTATGTCCTGTGATATCGAGCCGCCAACTGAGTCAGTGTGCAAAAAGAACGGGGGCATCATCAAACGCATGAGCGAAGAGTCTGGTTACAGCAGCGCAGGGACGTCACAGTCTAAGTTCTTTGAGCAGCCACGTTTAAGCCAGTTCAAAGACGGCTTCAAAGATGGAGCAGATTCCCTCAGTCTCACCTCAGCGGGATCCAGCGGCTCAGACGCAGAGGAGACGAGTCTCAGTCTGCTGAACTCCCCAGAATCAGGAAGTCAAAGA ACGTCTTTCTCCACACCAACTGTGAAACATTCTACATCAGCCTCCGATTCAGGGGATCTTGCGTCTGATTCCTCTTCTAAG CTCTGGGAGTCATCCACTCCTTCATCCTTGGAGGCCTCTGGATCAGGCTTGGGCTTGGAGTCTGGCTGCAGCAGCTCCACCTCCTCTTCTTCGTCCTCAGTCTCTGCCTCTTCAGGGAAGACCTTCCATTTTCACAAACGGTCTGTCTCTGGTGTCTCTGACTACTCGTCTCTCTCCCTGCCGCTGTACAACCAGCAGATAAACGACTGCTGCATCATCAGAGTCAGCCTTGATGAGGACAACGGCAACATGTACAAGAGCATCCTG GTCACTAGCCAGGACAAAACCCCTGGTGTCATTAGGAAAGCCATGGCCAAGCACAACCTGGACGATGACAAGTCAGAAGACTATGAGCTGTTACAGAGGGTCTCCAAGCATAAAG AACTTAAAATCCCAGATAATGGAAATGTTTTCTATGCCATGAACTCATCTGCCAACTACGACTTCTTGCTGCGAAAGCGTGGCGCCCCCAAAACCTGCCGCTCGAAGAGCTCCCCGAGCCTGACACTACCACGCATGAAGCAGAAAGGGTTCAAAATTTCCAAGGGCTTCTTCTGA
- the LOC109084262 gene encoding prostaglandin E synthase 2-like, protein MMAAACVRTLSKVGRLVLDTQTSAALAPRISMRCQRRAYGTGGAGFRSRLSLAAPVRASGTVLGCAFLLGGGFGLYQTLKLTLQRHLAEEKANAPELGTDLKLTLYQYKTCPFCSKVRAFLDYHGLPYEIVEVNPVMRQEIKWSTYRKVPILMVNGMVQLNDSSVIVSVLKTYLVSKEKTISEILACYPEMKAKNDSGKDVIEFGNKYWVMVRDADADHLYPGKDTRKEEIKWRKWADEWLVHLISPNVYRTPTEALASFDYIVREGKFGTFEGFFAKYFGAAAMWIISMRLKNKHHLQDDVRQDLYNAVNDWVAAIGKNKEFMGGDQPNLADLAVFGVLRVMEGLQAFDDMVENTKVKNWYRRVQKATQRVS, encoded by the exons ATGATGGCGGCGGCCTGTGTGAGGACGCTTAGTAAGGTTGGACGGTTAGTTTTAGACACGCAGACATCCGCAGCATTAGCGCCGAGAATTTCCATGAGATGCCAAAGAAGAGCTTATGGTACCGGCGGAGCAGGATTTAGATCCCGACTCTCGCTCGCTGCGCCGGTGCGTGCCAGTGGGACAGTCCTGGGATGCGCTTTCCTGCTCGGTGGTGGTTTCGGCTTGTACCAGACCCTCAAACTCACGCTTCAGCGTCACCTTGCAGAGGAAAAAGCAAAT GCACCTGAGCTGGGGACGGATCTGAAGTTGACTCTGTATCAGTATAAAACCTGTCCGTTTTGCAGCAAGGTGCGAGCCTTCCTGGATTATCATGGTCTGCCGTATGAAATTGTGGAGGTCAATCCTGTTATGCGACAGGAGATCAAGTGGTCCACTTATAGAAAAGTTCCCATCCTGATGGTGAACGGGATGGTG CAACTCAACGATTCTTCTGTAATAGTTAGTGTTTTGAAGACATACCTGGTCAGCAA GGAAAAAACTATATCTGAGATTCTCGCTTGTTATCCTGAGATGAAGGCAAAAAATGACAGTGGAAAAGATGTGATCGAGTTTGGCAATAAATACTGGGTCATGGTGCGAGATGCAGACGCTGATCATCTATATCCTGGGAAAGACACCAGAAA AGAGGAGATTAAATGGCGGAAATGGGCAGATGAGTGGCTGGTGCACCTGATTTCCCCAAATGTTTACCGTACGCCAACTGAAGCCCTTGCATCCTTTGACTACATAGTACGAGAAGGCAAATTTGGCACATTTGAGGGATTTTTTGCAAAGTATTTTGGAGCTGCTGCCATGTGGATCATTTCAATGAGATTGAAAAATAA ACACCATCTGCAAGATGATGTGAGACAGGATCTATACAACGCTGTCAATGATTGGGTGGCAGCCATTGGAAAAAACAAGGAATTCATGGGAGGCGATCAACCCAACCTTGCAGATCTG GCTGTGTTTGGTGTTCTGAGGGTTATGGAAGGCCTTCAGGCATTTGATGATATGGTGGAAAATACCAAGGTGAAGAACTGGTACCGACGTGTGCAGAAGGCCACACAACGAGTGTCATAA
- the ralgds gene encoding ral guanine nucleotide dissociation stimulator isoform X4, whose translation MVSAFKGKDYTYVTIFLCTYRAFATTKQVLDLLLNRYAKLHDQPISGKPKLSPEDYIELKNTVSSILGAWLDQYSEDFWSPPDHECLQSLISYLQLNFSGSDLERRAHNLLEHFQHRQQTEVELEGDLCTCPFATPEESSLDDEFSPSHFTSFSPALVAEQLTVMDAELFKRVVPYHCLGGIWSQRDKKGKEHLAPTIRATVAQFNSVTNCVIATCLDNRSLRPFQRAKRIEHWIEVARKCRILKSFSSLKAILSALQSNAIHRLRRTWDDVSRESYRTFQELSEIFSDDNNYSLSRELLIKEGTSKSAIVEINHKGTQRRHQQQRDMGVVQGTIPYLGTFLTDLVMLDTAMKDHLEVGLINFEKRRKEFEVIAQIKLLQLTCNYYNFTKNQRFIEWFKRVERLTETESYSMSCDIEPPTESVCKKNGGIIKRMSEESGYSSAGTSQSKFFEQPRLSQFKDGFKDGADSLSLTSAGSSGSDAEETSLSLLNSPESGSQRTSFSTPTVKHSTSASDSGDLASDSSSKLWESSTPSSLEASGSGLGLESGCSSSTSSSSSSVSASSGKTFHFHKRSVSGVSDYSSLSLPLYNQQINDCCIIRVSLDEDNGNMYKSILVTSQDKTPGVIRKAMAKHNLDDDKSEDYELLQRVSKHKELKIPDNGNVFYAMNSSANYDFLLRKRGAPKTCRSKSSPSLTLPRMKQKGFKISKGFF comes from the exons ATGGTTTCGGCATTCAAAGGGAAGGACTATACATACGTCACTATTTTTCTCTGCACCTACCGAGCTTTTGCCACCACCAAACAAGTGCTGGACCTGCTGCTTAACAG GTATGCCAAGCTGCATGATCAGCCAATCTCAGGCAAGCCAAAACTCTCTCCAGAGGACTACATAGAGCTTAAAAA TACTGTCTCATCTATCCTGGGTGCATGGCTGGATCAGTACTCTGAGGATTTCTGGAGCCCTCCGGACCACGAATGCCTGCAGAGCCTCATATCTTACTTGCAACTTAACTTCTCTGGATCAGACCTGGAGAGACGAGCCCATAACCTGCTGGAACACTTTCAGCATCGGCAACAGACTGAGGTTGAGCTTGAAG GTGATCTGTGCACCTGCCCCtttgccacaccagaggagagcAGCTTGGATGATGAATTCTCCCCCTCACACTTCACATCCTTCAGTCCTGCCCTAGTCGCTGAGCAGTTAACAGTCATGGATGCG GAGCTGTTTAAGAGGGTTGTTCCCTACCATTGTTTGGGTGGCATATGGTCCCAGCGGGATAAGAAGGGCAAAGAGCACCTGGCACCCACCATCCGTGCCACTGTTGCTCAGTTCAACAGTGTGACCAACTGTGTGATTGCCACCTGCTTGGATAACAGGTCTCTCAGACCCTTTCAAAGAGCGAAGCGCATTGAACACTGGATAGAAGTGGCCAGG AAATGCCGCATCCTGAAGAGCTTCTCCTCTCTGAAAGCAATCCTGTCGGCCTTGCAGAGTAATGCCATCCACAGACTGAGGAGAACCTGGGATGATGTGTCCAG GGAAAGCTACCGCACTTTCCAGGAGCTGTCTGAAATTTTCTCAGATGACAATAATTATTCCCTTAGCAGAGAGCTTCTCATTAAG GAGGGCACCTCCAAATCTGCCATCGTCGAGATTAACCACAAAGGAACCCAGAGAAGACACCAGCAGCAAAGAGACATG GGTGTTGTACAGGGAACTATTCCATACCTTGGCACTTTTCTGACTGATCTAGTCATGTTAGATACTGCAATGAAAGACCATCTTGAG gtTGGGCTGATCAACTTTGAGAAGAGAAGGAAG gaATTTGAAGTGATCGCTCAGATCAAGCTGCTGCAACTGACCTGCAATTATTACAACTTCACCAAAAACCAGCGCTTCATTGAATGGTTCAAGAGGGTGGAGAGACTTACAGAGACTGAGAg CTACTCTATGTCCTGTGATATCGAGCCGCCAACTGAGTCAGTGTGCAAAAAGAACGGGGGCATCATCAAACGCATGAGCGAAGAGTCTGGTTACAGCAGCGCAGGGACGTCACAGTCTAAGTTCTTTGAGCAGCCACGTTTAAGCCAGTTCAAAGACGGCTTCAAAGATGGAGCAGATTCCCTCAGTCTCACCTCAGCGGGATCCAGCGGCTCAGACGCAGAGGAGACGAGTCTCAGTCTGCTGAACTCCCCAGAATCAGGAAGTCAAAGA ACGTCTTTCTCCACACCAACTGTGAAACATTCTACATCAGCCTCCGATTCAGGGGATCTTGCGTCTGATTCCTCTTCTAAG CTCTGGGAGTCATCCACTCCTTCATCCTTGGAGGCCTCTGGATCAGGCTTGGGCTTGGAGTCTGGCTGCAGCAGCTCCACCTCCTCTTCTTCGTCCTCAGTCTCTGCCTCTTCAGGGAAGACCTTCCATTTTCACAAACGGTCTGTCTCTGGTGTCTCTGACTACTCGTCTCTCTCCCTGCCGCTGTACAACCAGCAGATAAACGACTGCTGCATCATCAGAGTCAGCCTTGATGAGGACAACGGCAACATGTACAAGAGCATCCTG GTCACTAGCCAGGACAAAACCCCTGGTGTCATTAGGAAAGCCATGGCCAAGCACAACCTGGACGATGACAAGTCAGAAGACTATGAGCTGTTACAGAGGGTCTCCAAGCATAAAG AACTTAAAATCCCAGATAATGGAAATGTTTTCTATGCCATGAACTCATCTGCCAACTACGACTTCTTGCTGCGAAAGCGTGGCGCCCCCAAAACCTGCCGCTCGAAGAGCTCCCCGAGCCTGACACTACCACGCATGAAGCAGAAAGGGTTCAAAATTTCCAAGGGCTTCTTCTGA